The Psychrobacter sp. LV10R520-6 genome includes a region encoding these proteins:
- a CDS encoding FKBP-type peptidyl-prolyl cis-trans isomerase, producing MTTIAKDTAVKFNYTLKDDEGTILDQSPEGQPLAYLHGHSNIIPGLEQQLEGKSTGEKVNAVVEPVDGYGEYQEQAVQHVPRDNFQGVDDIQPGMQFQSQAGEQVMLVTVTEVNDEEVTVDANHPLAGKRLTFDVEIQEVRAATEEELGHGHVHGAGGVEH from the coding sequence ATGACTACTATCGCAAAAGACACTGCCGTCAAGTTTAACTATACCCTAAAAGATGACGAAGGTACTATCCTTGATCAGTCTCCAGAAGGGCAACCGCTTGCTTATTTACATGGACACAGCAACATCATTCCAGGCCTTGAGCAACAACTAGAAGGCAAATCTACTGGCGAAAAAGTCAATGCTGTTGTTGAGCCTGTTGATGGCTATGGCGAATACCAAGAGCAAGCGGTACAACATGTACCACGTGATAACTTCCAAGGTGTTGATGATATCCAGCCTGGTATGCAGTTCCAGTCACAAGCGGGCGAGCAAGTAATGCTAGTGACAGTAACTGAAGTGAACGACGAAGAAGTGACTGTTGATGCTAACCATCCGTTAGCGGGCAAGCGTTTAACTTTTGATGTTGAAATCCAAGAAGTTCGTGCGGCTACTGAAGAAGAACTAGGCCATGGCCATGTACATGGTGCTGGCGGCGTTGAGCACTAA
- a CDS encoding M61 family metallopeptidase codes for MTKSQINDVATTTDINYRLNFERFLEHLVDVTLTFTASNDAPCLWLPAWIPGSYLMREFARHITAVHYQIEDRQIVDEDKVSNKDQQATNHYKNTNHRAQKIDKNTWQLPKVEAGQVLHVHYEVYCYDLSVRTAYVDQQRLYGNFTSLALAVEGQEQSPVQVSLLVPEVFLAAQNLENQHSGNEEESKNLSNVVLACGLDATHLQSVSQEGDGQHGYGLQADNYYQLIDHPFEISMQQRFDFIIQDDEHQTLSHRFFLSGKHTANMGRLQQDVTQICQTYLNWLGDAPFNDYTFMTYASGQDYGGLEHINSTSLIIPRRDLPSANEPDLPSAAYQRFLGLCSHEYFHAWWVKTVRPDVMLDVDLRKEAFTPLLWVFEGFTSYIDDFMLQASGVIDKASYLTLLAEQINRYHQTQGRTQQSVAESSFDAWIKLYRNDENTGNAGISYYNKGALVALCLDLTLLQKSKGRYRLFDVVKAFYSQAKQKNNQRIGISSADMGAVIGQFMPIADWEAFESRYVNGVEELPLEQLLAANGIKMQADNKETADKNIPWGMRCSETPAGLKVNRVQRDSPAAKAGISAHDVIVALDGIKADTKQLSTLSVAQHEVDCHLFRRDELICVKVQPKTKKQKELENNESDDVNKPYPHKVSLRLAGADKLSESEQEADNLTSTPVWQAWLEVMTRYKG; via the coding sequence ATGACTAAATCTCAAATAAATGATGTAGCAACGACTACTGATATTAATTACCGGCTCAATTTTGAGCGCTTTTTGGAACATCTGGTTGATGTCACCTTAACCTTTACGGCCAGTAATGACGCTCCTTGTCTATGGTTACCGGCATGGATTCCAGGCAGTTATCTCATGCGGGAATTTGCTCGCCATATCACGGCGGTGCACTATCAAATAGAAGACAGACAGATTGTAGATGAGGATAAAGTATCTAATAAAGACCAACAGGCGACTAATCACTACAAAAACACTAATCACCGTGCCCAAAAAATAGATAAAAATACCTGGCAGCTGCCAAAAGTTGAAGCAGGGCAAGTGCTACACGTACATTATGAAGTCTATTGCTATGATTTATCGGTGCGTACCGCCTATGTTGATCAGCAGCGTTTATATGGCAATTTTACCTCGTTGGCCTTAGCGGTTGAGGGGCAAGAGCAGTCACCTGTGCAAGTAAGTTTGCTCGTACCAGAAGTGTTTTTGGCTGCCCAAAACCTCGAAAATCAACATTCAGGCAATGAAGAAGAAAGCAAAAATCTAAGCAATGTGGTGTTGGCATGCGGACTTGACGCCACTCATTTGCAAAGTGTCAGTCAAGAGGGTGATGGTCAACATGGCTATGGATTACAAGCAGATAACTACTATCAACTGATTGATCATCCGTTTGAGATTTCGATGCAACAAAGGTTTGACTTCATTATTCAAGATGATGAGCACCAAACCCTAAGCCATCGATTTTTTCTCTCGGGTAAGCATACTGCTAATATGGGACGGTTACAGCAAGATGTTACCCAAATTTGCCAGACCTATCTGAATTGGCTAGGCGATGCACCGTTCAACGATTACACCTTTATGACCTATGCCAGCGGTCAAGATTATGGCGGACTTGAGCACATCAATTCTACCAGCTTAATTATCCCGCGCCGCGATTTGCCCAGCGCCAATGAGCCAGATTTACCGAGCGCTGCTTATCAGCGTTTCTTAGGACTCTGTAGCCATGAATATTTTCATGCGTGGTGGGTCAAAACCGTACGCCCTGATGTCATGTTAGATGTTGATTTGCGCAAAGAAGCCTTTACGCCACTGCTATGGGTGTTTGAAGGCTTTACCTCTTATATTGACGACTTTATGTTGCAAGCATCTGGAGTCATTGATAAAGCCAGCTATTTGACCTTGTTAGCGGAACAAATTAATCGTTATCATCAGACTCAAGGACGTACGCAGCAAAGTGTCGCGGAATCGAGCTTTGATGCATGGATTAAGCTCTATCGTAATGATGAAAATACCGGAAACGCGGGCATCAGCTACTATAATAAAGGCGCGTTGGTAGCGCTGTGTTTGGATTTAACCCTATTACAAAAAAGCAAAGGTCGCTACCGTTTGTTCGATGTGGTCAAGGCATTTTATAGCCAAGCCAAACAGAAGAACAATCAGCGTATTGGCATTAGTTCTGCTGATATGGGTGCGGTGATTGGACAATTTATGCCAATAGCAGACTGGGAAGCGTTTGAGAGCCGCTACGTCAATGGCGTTGAAGAGTTGCCTCTTGAGCAGCTACTAGCTGCTAATGGCATTAAAATGCAAGCCGATAATAAAGAAACCGCAGACAAAAACATCCCTTGGGGCATGCGCTGTAGTGAGACCCCAGCTGGACTCAAAGTCAATCGGGTACAGCGTGATAGCCCCGCTGCCAAAGCAGGCATTTCGGCTCATGATGTGATTGTCGCGCTTGATGGTATTAAGGCAGATACTAAGCAGCTGTCTACTTTGTCAGTAGCACAACATGAGGTTGACTGCCATCTATTCCGCCGTGATGAGCTGATATGTGTAAAGGTTCAGCCAAAAACGAAAAAACAGAAAGAGCTTGAGAATAATGAGTCAGACGACGTTAACAAACCGTATCCTCATAAAGTAAGTTTGCGTTTAGCGGGGGCTGATAAGCTATCAGAATCAGAACAGGAAGCTGATAATCTTACGTCCACTCCGGTATGGCAAGCATGGCTTGAGGTAATGACACGTTATAAGGGTTAA